One segment of Oscillospiraceae bacterium MB08-C2-2 DNA contains the following:
- a CDS encoding helix-turn-helix transcriptional regulator, producing MIPQNRLLALREQKKLTVQELSKAIGNVSAPSINLQERCERAISVELAIKYCTFFNCTLDYFFCQDKKVDAFADYSTAELKNFLALLEREVVSREPV from the coding sequence AGAACAAAAGAAGCTAACGGTACAGGAATTATCAAAGGCTATAGGGAATGTGAGCGCACCATCAATTAATCTTCAAGAAAGATGTGAGCGTGCTATATCAGTCGAGCTTGCAATCAAGTATTGTACTTTTTTTAATTGTACTTTGGACTATTTCTTTTGCCAAGATAAAAAAGTGGATGCTTTTGCAGATTATAGCACAGCTGAATTGAAAAACTTTCTTGCATTGCTGGAGAGAGAAGTTGTGTCGAGAGAGCCTGTTTAA